One stretch of Dokdonia sp. Hel_I_53 DNA includes these proteins:
- the metG gene encoding methionine--tRNA ligase translates to MSQRFTITAALPYTNGPIHIGHLAGVYVPADIYARYQRMQGADVAFICGSDEHGVPITIKAKKEGVTPQDVVDKYNAIIKKSFEDFGITFDNYSRTSAKIHHDTASEFFKNMYDQGKFVEETNEQLYDAEANQFLADRFVTGTCPKCGYEEAYGDQCESCGTSHNATDLINPKSAITGAVPTLKETKHWFLPLDQYNDFFKEWIIKGHKKDWKTNVYGQCKSWIDDGLRPRAVTRDLDWGIPVPVEGADGKVLYVWFDAPIGYISSTKEWAAREGKDWEPYWKDENTKLLHFIGKDNIVFHCLIFPAMLKGHGEYILPDNVPANEFLNLEGRKLSTSKNWAVWLHEYLEEFPDQQDVLRYVLTANAPESKDNDFTWKDFQTRNNSELVAIFGNFINRVTVLTHKYYDGSIPEPGAFNALDTEVLDAIKAYPAVIGSSIEKYRFRESQIEFMNLARLGNKYLADEEPWKTIKTDEERTKTVMYVALQIAAALSVLSEPLLPHTSGKLKDILNVSSSADENALQWSDISSKEVLLPAGHTINKSQLLFSKIEDSQIQVQLDKLEASKAANEAEATAENAVVEPQKDTITFDDFTKLDMRVGTIIGAEKMKKTKKLLILKVDTGIDVRTIVSGIAESFTPEEVIGKQVTVLVNLAPRALRGVESEGMILMTEDASGKLVFVNPDTEGVVNGNMIS, encoded by the coding sequence ATGTCACAGAGATTTACCATTACTGCCGCTTTACCTTATACTAACGGACCTATACATATAGGACACCTCGCTGGTGTGTATGTTCCAGCAGATATATATGCAAGATACCAGCGTATGCAGGGAGCAGATGTTGCTTTTATTTGTGGAAGTGATGAGCACGGTGTACCTATCACCATCAAAGCCAAAAAAGAAGGCGTTACTCCACAAGATGTGGTAGATAAGTACAATGCGATTATCAAAAAGTCTTTTGAAGACTTTGGGATTACTTTTGATAACTACTCACGTACCTCTGCAAAAATTCACCACGATACAGCATCTGAGTTTTTTAAAAATATGTACGACCAAGGTAAGTTCGTTGAAGAAACAAATGAGCAGTTGTATGATGCAGAGGCAAACCAATTTCTTGCAGATCGTTTTGTAACGGGTACTTGCCCTAAGTGCGGTTATGAGGAGGCTTACGGAGATCAGTGTGAGAGCTGCGGTACTTCACACAACGCAACAGATCTCATAAACCCAAAAAGCGCTATAACAGGAGCTGTACCTACACTTAAAGAAACAAAACACTGGTTTTTACCGCTTGATCAATACAATGACTTCTTTAAAGAGTGGATCATAAAAGGACATAAAAAAGACTGGAAAACCAATGTGTACGGGCAGTGCAAATCTTGGATAGATGATGGACTACGTCCTCGTGCCGTAACTCGTGATCTAGACTGGGGAATCCCAGTACCAGTTGAGGGAGCAGATGGAAAGGTGTTGTACGTTTGGTTTGATGCGCCTATAGGCTACATTTCTTCTACAAAGGAGTGGGCAGCGCGTGAGGGTAAAGACTGGGAGCCGTACTGGAAGGATGAAAACACAAAGCTACTTCACTTTATCGGGAAGGATAATATCGTTTTTCACTGTTTGATTTTCCCTGCGATGCTCAAAGGTCACGGCGAATATATTTTACCAGATAACGTGCCTGCAAATGAGTTTTTGAATCTTGAAGGGCGCAAGCTTTCTACTTCAAAAAACTGGGCAGTATGGTTACACGAGTATCTAGAAGAATTTCCAGATCAACAGGATGTGTTGCGTTATGTACTTACGGCAAACGCACCAGAATCTAAGGACAACGACTTTACTTGGAAAGATTTCCAAACTAGAAATAATAGCGAACTTGTAGCCATTTTCGGAAACTTCATTAACAGAGTTACCGTGCTTACCCACAAGTATTATGATGGCTCGATACCAGAGCCGGGTGCGTTTAATGCGTTAGATACAGAAGTGTTAGATGCTATAAAAGCATATCCTGCAGTGATAGGTAGCAGTATAGAAAAATACCGCTTTCGCGAAAGCCAAATAGAATTCATGAATCTCGCTCGTCTAGGAAACAAATACCTAGCAGACGAAGAGCCGTGGAAGACAATCAAAACAGATGAAGAGCGCACTAAAACTGTAATGTACGTAGCCTTACAAATAGCAGCTGCACTTTCTGTGTTGAGTGAGCCATTATTACCGCATACAAGCGGAAAACTGAAAGATATTCTTAATGTGAGTTCAAGTGCAGATGAAAACGCATTACAATGGAGTGATATATCATCTAAGGAGGTCTTACTTCCAGCTGGTCACACCATTAATAAATCTCAATTACTCTTCTCAAAAATAGAAGATAGTCAGATACAAGTACAGCTAGATAAGCTAGAAGCAAGCAAAGCAGCAAACGAAGCAGAAGCCACTGCCGAAAATGCAGTTGTAGAGCCACAAAAGGACACAATTACCTTTGATGATTTTACAAAACTCGATATGCGAGTAGGTACCATCATCGGAGCAGAAAAGATGAAGAAAACGAAGAAGCTCCTCATCTTAAAGGTAGATACAGGTATAGACGTACGTACCATCGTTTCTGGTATTGCAGAGAGCTTTACGCCAGAAGAAGTAATAGGGAAACAAGTAACCGTACTCGTAAACCTAGCTCCTAGAGCACTACGTGGTGTAGAGAGTGAAGGAATGATCTTAATGACAGAAGATGCCAGCGGGAAATTGGTTTTTGTAAATCCTGATACTGAAGGAGTGGTTAATGGGAATATGATAAGTTAA
- a CDS encoding DUF2179 domain-containing protein produces the protein MTVYKAAAGYGSTGQNKERRVIQTVINRIHLRKIHRIIDAIDANSFIVEFDVNNVKGGVLRRYLEKHLRSWPVYKCFLLESVFLRFRESANL, from the coding sequence ATCACCGTTTACAAAGCAGCTGCTGGTTATGGAAGTACAGGTCAAAATAAGGAGCGTCGAGTTATTCAAACAGTAATTAATCGTATTCACTTGCGTAAAATTCATAGAATCATTGATGCTATCGATGCAAACTCCTTTATAGTGGAGTTTGATGTAAATAATGTAAAGGGAGGGGTTTTACGGAGATACTTAGAAAAACATCTAAGAAGTTGGCCAGTATATAAATGCTTTTTATTAGAAAGTGTTTTTCTCCGCTTTCGCGAAAGCGCAAATCTATAA
- a CDS encoding LysR family transcriptional regulator has translation MHYTLHQLQVFLKVTEFKSITKAAEELHLTQPAVSIQVKNFQNQFPIPLTEVVGRQLFVTDFGEEIAAAARKIIAEVDAINYKTMAYQGQLSGKLKISIVSTGKYLMPYYVADFMNMHSGVDLEMDVTNKTRVIRHLEKNETDFALVSVVPEHIAIDKVTLIPNKLFLVGGRQHTYSGKTISKKDFDKLPVVYREKGSATRVSMENYIAERQLPTRKKIELTSNEAVKQAVISGIGISILPLVGLKNALISGDVQIIPSKGLPITTHWNLIWQKSKQLSPTAKAFITFLEEHKTALNEKHFGWLNTY, from the coding sequence ATGCATTATACATTACATCAGCTTCAAGTCTTCTTGAAAGTCACAGAATTTAAAAGCATTACAAAAGCTGCTGAAGAGCTACATCTCACGCAGCCAGCGGTTTCGATACAGGTTAAAAATTTTCAAAATCAGTTCCCTATTCCGCTTACAGAAGTAGTGGGAAGACAATTATTCGTAACAGATTTTGGTGAAGAAATTGCCGCTGCAGCACGTAAAATAATTGCCGAAGTTGATGCAATTAATTACAAAACGATGGCTTATCAAGGTCAGCTGTCGGGTAAATTAAAAATATCCATCGTCTCCACAGGTAAGTATTTGATGCCTTATTATGTCGCAGACTTTATGAATATGCACTCTGGTGTAGATCTAGAAATGGATGTTACAAATAAAACCAGAGTGATACGTCATCTTGAAAAAAACGAAACAGATTTTGCTTTGGTATCTGTAGTTCCAGAACACATTGCGATAGATAAAGTGACACTTATTCCAAACAAGTTATTTTTAGTTGGAGGAAGGCAGCACACCTACTCTGGTAAAACCATATCAAAAAAAGATTTTGATAAACTACCCGTGGTGTACAGGGAAAAAGGATCTGCAACACGGGTATCTATGGAAAATTATATTGCAGAGCGACAACTTCCTACCCGAAAAAAAATAGAACTTACCTCAAATGAGGCGGTAAAGCAAGCTGTAATTTCTGGAATAGGGATTTCTATTCTTCCGCTCGTGGGGCTTAAAAATGCTCTTATTAGTGGTGATGTCCAAATTATCCCAAGCAAAGGATTGCCTATTACCACACACTGGAATCTCATTTGGCAAAAAAGCAAACAGCTTTCTCCTACTGCAAAGGCCTTTATTACTTTTCTTGAAGAGCATAAAACAGCGCTTAATGAGAAGCATTTTGGTTGGTTAAATACGTATTAA
- a CDS encoding helix-turn-helix domain-containing protein, with protein sequence MMKQPELGQKILELRTQKGLTQEELVEQCNISVRTIQRIEAGETTPRVYTIKTILSALDRDLDDLQQESIFEKKVKEVMFVEIDESKDVSFLFTQLHIGWIAGILSMIAFVFEAIDDWHYVIDETYYFGKTYTVILGIISIVLFSIYMRSFVLIGNLFKNAFLKMISILLIIINAVLACYGLIDLEFQLIPKEAYGVVYCIIIGLMYVFFGWGLFKLKGLGQLPQVSGIMHIVIGGMLLTILFAIVGGPASILVQGVNVAIILKVYEVLKNQITT encoded by the coding sequence ATGATGAAACAACCAGAATTAGGACAAAAAATTTTAGAACTACGTACACAAAAAGGGCTTACTCAAGAGGAACTTGTAGAACAATGCAATATTTCTGTGCGCACCATACAGCGTATTGAAGCAGGAGAAACAACGCCTAGAGTTTATACTATTAAAACCATTCTATCTGCTTTGGATAGAGACCTTGATGATTTGCAGCAAGAATCCATTTTTGAAAAAAAGGTCAAGGAGGTAATGTTTGTGGAGATAGACGAAAGTAAGGATGTGTCATTTTTATTTACTCAACTACATATAGGGTGGATTGCTGGTATATTAAGTATGATTGCATTTGTTTTTGAGGCAATAGACGACTGGCATTATGTAATAGATGAGACCTATTACTTTGGGAAAACATATACAGTAATCTTAGGAATAATTTCAATAGTGTTGTTTAGTATATACATGCGGTCCTTTGTACTTATAGGTAATTTATTCAAAAACGCTTTTCTTAAAATGATCTCCATACTGTTGATTATTATCAATGCCGTGTTAGCTTGCTATGGTTTGATAGATCTTGAATTTCAACTCATTCCTAAAGAGGCTTATGGAGTTGTGTATTGTATTATAATAGGGCTTATGTATGTGTTTTTTGGCTGGGGGCTTTTCAAACTCAAGGGTCTTGGGCAACTACCGCAAGTCTCTGGTATTATGCACATAGTAATAGGTGGAATGCTTCTTACGATTTTATTTGCTATTGTGGGTGGGCCAGCCAGTATACTTGTACAGGGGGTTAATGTAGCTATTATTCTGAAGGTGTATGAAGTACTAAAAAATCAAATAACTACATAA
- a CDS encoding YraN family protein — protein MTPKELGEYGEEQATLHLIKKGYSILERNWFFGKNEIDIICQKEESTLVIVEVKARNSDFFGDPQSFVSPGKQKTIIKVANEYVLENNLDVEVRFDIIGVLKNSKQERLEHFEDAFYFF, from the coding sequence TTGACACCAAAAGAACTAGGCGAATACGGTGAAGAACAAGCAACCCTGCATTTGATTAAGAAGGGTTATAGCATACTTGAGCGTAATTGGTTTTTTGGGAAAAATGAAATTGATATTATTTGCCAAAAGGAAGAAAGTACCTTGGTTATTGTAGAGGTGAAAGCAAGAAATTCAGATTTCTTTGGTGATCCGCAGAGCTTTGTAAGTCCTGGAAAGCAAAAAACAATTATAAAAGTTGCCAATGAATACGTGCTTGAGAACAATCTTGATGTAGAGGTTCGTTTTGATATAATAGGCGTACTCAAAAATTCTAAACAAGAACGGTTAGAACATTTTGAAGACGCCTTTTACTTCTTTTAA
- a CDS encoding DUF2490 domain-containing protein translates to MKVVRLYIIFLILLGPLSSYGQSTYEIGVLPEVNIDTKLATLNAINVEIAPRFEWAQGTFEGESETDIFYSLLDITSVMTRTVGVDAKVGFGYLVRFREDAVIHRFIQQYSFTTPYFGYRLGHRFRVDQTFAPNENLEVRMRYRLSSDISLNGEFIDPGEVYLKIGQEYVYAIQGSETDLEIRLVPSFGYYFDDANKVELGIDYRLDSFLTSAPDHRFWLNLGYYLSL, encoded by the coding sequence TTGAAGGTAGTTAGACTGTATATTATTTTTTTAATTCTATTAGGACCTTTATCTAGTTATGGGCAGTCTACTTATGAGATTGGCGTTCTTCCAGAAGTGAATATAGACACAAAGCTAGCTACTCTAAATGCCATTAATGTTGAGATTGCTCCACGTTTTGAGTGGGCTCAAGGTACTTTTGAAGGTGAAAGTGAAACAGATATATTTTATTCACTTCTGGATATTACGTCTGTAATGACTCGCACTGTGGGCGTAGATGCAAAGGTGGGTTTCGGGTATTTGGTGCGTTTTCGAGAAGATGCAGTGATTCACCGTTTTATCCAGCAGTATTCTTTTACTACTCCCTACTTTGGATACCGTCTTGGACATCGGTTTCGAGTGGATCAAACTTTTGCACCTAATGAAAATCTTGAGGTACGTATGCGCTATAGATTATCCTCAGATATATCCCTTAATGGAGAGTTTATAGATCCTGGAGAAGTATATTTAAAAATAGGTCAGGAGTACGTTTACGCTATACAAGGGAGTGAGACGGATCTTGAGATTAGACTTGTACCGTCTTTTGGATATTATTTTGACGATGCAAATAAAGTAGAGCTGGGTATTGACTATCGTCTTGATTCGTTTCTTACAAGTGCTCCAGATCACAGATTCTGGCTTAACCTAGGCTATTATTTGAGTTTATAG
- a CDS encoding sodium-dependent bicarbonate transport family permease, with protein sequence MDLHLLVDNLTNPALLFFFLGLLAVQLKSDLAIPPSSSKFISLYLLLSIGFKGGQELAHSAFDMEIVWSLIFGVVLALSVPLYAFFTLKKRVGVQNAAAIAAAYGSVSAVTFVTTVAYLDMEQISYSGYMVAVMAIMEAPSIIIGVLLMMLFTANRDKTISMGSIIKHSVTNGSVILIIGSLVIGFMASDAQAQGIAPFTTDIFKGFLAVFLLDMGISSGKKIGTLKEYGVFPYVFAIAVPVINGIIVSLLSGFITESVGNRLLFAILAASASYIAVPAAMKLAAPKANEGLYLPMALAITFPFNITLGMPLYLCIINWS encoded by the coding sequence ATGGACTTACACTTACTCGTCGATAACTTGACAAACCCTGCACTCTTGTTTTTCTTTTTAGGATTACTTGCGGTACAACTCAAAAGTGACTTAGCCATACCGCCTAGTTCTTCAAAGTTTATTTCTCTTTACCTTCTACTTTCAATTGGATTTAAAGGAGGACAAGAGCTCGCTCACTCAGCATTTGATATGGAGATTGTATGGTCTTTAATTTTTGGAGTAGTTCTTGCTCTTTCAGTTCCCCTTTATGCGTTTTTTACTCTCAAAAAGCGCGTCGGAGTTCAAAATGCCGCAGCCATCGCTGCGGCTTATGGCTCTGTAAGTGCAGTTACTTTTGTCACAACAGTTGCTTACCTTGATATGGAACAAATCTCATATAGTGGGTATATGGTCGCGGTTATGGCCATTATGGAAGCGCCGTCTATTATAATAGGAGTGCTTCTTATGATGCTCTTTACGGCAAACAGAGACAAGACTATCTCTATGGGAAGTATTATTAAACACTCTGTTACAAATGGGAGTGTGATATTAATTATAGGAAGTCTCGTCATAGGTTTTATGGCGAGTGACGCACAAGCCCAAGGCATTGCTCCTTTTACCACAGATATATTTAAAGGTTTTCTAGCTGTCTTTTTACTAGATATGGGAATCTCAAGTGGTAAAAAAATAGGGACCCTGAAAGAATATGGTGTATTCCCTTATGTATTTGCAATCGCCGTCCCTGTTATAAACGGTATCATCGTGAGTTTATTAAGTGGGTTTATTACAGAGTCCGTAGGTAACAGGTTGCTGTTTGCTATACTTGCAGCAAGTGCCTCCTATATTGCAGTCCCTGCCGCTATGAAACTCGCTGCGCCTAAAGCAAACGAAGGCCTATACCTACCTATGGCACTTGCCATTACCTTTCCCTTTAACATCACACTAGGGATGCCGCTTTACCTCTGTATTATAAACTGGAGCTAA
- a CDS encoding LD-carboxypeptidase encodes MITPPSLKKGDKVALVATARKIKLKELDEGIALLKSWGLVPVIGNTIGLEDNQYAGTDEQRRADFQTMLDNTEIKAIWCVRGGYGTVRIIDQLDFYRFVKYPKWIVGYSDVTVLHSHLHKIGFKTIHATMPVSLDNNTAFAKATLKQAFFGKKPNITYDTSNTLNRLGTASGELVGGNLSMLYSLTGSSSSLDTEGKILFIEDLDEYLYHIDRMIINLKRNFMLDHCAGMIVGGMTKMHDNRIPFGKTAQEIVIDAVKDCKFPVAFDFPAGHVDDNRALILGSEVSLSVDNANSSLIYR; translated from the coding sequence ATGATTACACCTCCTTCTCTTAAAAAAGGCGACAAAGTTGCTCTAGTGGCTACTGCACGCAAGATAAAATTAAAAGAACTTGACGAAGGGATTGCTTTGCTCAAAAGCTGGGGGCTCGTGCCTGTGATAGGTAACACGATAGGACTTGAAGATAATCAGTATGCGGGTACTGATGAGCAACGTAGGGCAGATTTTCAAACAATGCTGGATAACACTGAAATTAAAGCCATTTGGTGTGTACGAGGAGGCTATGGAACTGTGCGGATTATCGATCAGCTTGATTTTTACAGGTTTGTAAAGTATCCAAAATGGATCGTCGGGTATTCTGACGTAACCGTATTGCACAGTCACTTACATAAAATTGGATTTAAAACGATACACGCCACAATGCCTGTATCGCTGGATAATAATACCGCTTTCGCGAAAGCGACACTCAAACAAGCATTTTTTGGCAAAAAGCCAAACATTACATATGACACATCAAACACCCTAAACAGACTAGGAACAGCCTCTGGCGAACTCGTAGGCGGAAACCTGTCTATGTTATATAGCCTTACAGGTAGCAGTTCTAGTTTAGATACGGAGGGGAAAATTCTATTTATTGAAGATCTCGATGAGTATTTATATCACATAGATCGTATGATCATAAACCTGAAACGCAATTTCATGCTAGACCATTGTGCAGGAATGATTGTAGGAGGTATGACGAAAATGCACGATAATAGAATTCCGTTTGGAAAAACAGCTCAAGAGATTGTTATTGATGCGGTAAAGGATTGCAAATTCCCTGTTGCCTTTGATTTTCCTGCTGGACACGTGGACGATAATCGTGCGTTAATCTTAGGAAGTGAGGTAAGCTTATCTGTAGATAATGCAAACTCTTCATTAATATACCGCTAA
- a CDS encoding YitT family protein, with amino-acid sequence MAKALRSLSEYVQILIGISLASIGLKAFLLPNGFLDGGATGIAILLSKKFDYNISFLLFIVSIPFLILGFYKLSKAIILKSSISILLLAILIGLESFPIITEDKLLIAIFGGMFLGAGIGISIRNGAVLDGSEILGIYVFDLFGISIGKTILAFNVILFAITALVLSIEVALYSILTYIVTAKFIDFFIEGFEDFIGITIISPESEAIEQKILT; translated from the coding sequence ATGGCGAAGGCATTAAGATCGCTTTCAGAATATGTGCAAATTCTTATAGGTATATCTTTAGCTAGTATTGGTCTTAAAGCATTTTTATTGCCTAACGGTTTTTTAGATGGAGGAGCCACGGGTATCGCAATTTTATTGAGTAAAAAATTTGACTATAACATTTCATTTCTATTGTTTATCGTGAGTATTCCTTTTTTAATATTAGGGTTCTATAAACTTTCAAAAGCCATTATTCTTAAAAGTTCAATATCTATATTGCTACTTGCGATATTAATAGGGCTAGAGTCTTTTCCTATAATTACAGAAGATAAACTGCTTATCGCCATTTTTGGCGGAATGTTTCTAGGTGCCGGAATTGGTATAAGTATTAGAAATGGCGCTGTGCTTGATGGGTCAGAAATTCTAGGTATTTATGTTTTTGATCTCTTTGGTATAAGTATTGGCAAAACAATCCTCGCTTTTAACGTTATACTCTTCGCAATTACCGCTTTAGTATTAAGTATTGAAGTAGCATTGTATTCCATTCTTACATATATCGTTACAGCTAAGTTTATCGACTTCTTTATTGAGGGTTTTGAAGATTTTATAGGTATCACGATTATCTCTCCAGAATCAGAAGCTATAGAGCAAAAAATATTAACTTAA